A DNA window from Acetobacter aceti NBRC 14818 contains the following coding sequences:
- a CDS encoding urea amidolyase associated protein UAAP2, which produces MPEYDISKVFSTITLDEVVAARVPWSGVVRKGQVLRIIDLESQQAVDALFYNAHAYQERYSAQDTLVNQGAAYIGKGGRLFSNEGNVLMTVVEDTCGRHDTLAGACSCESNTVRFGHETKYMHACRENFLLEVEKYGMSKRDIVNNVNFFMNVPIMQNGELVIDDGLSAPGGFVDLRAEMDTLVVVSNCPQVNNPCNGFTPTPIRVVIGDPISI; this is translated from the coding sequence ATGCCAGAATACGATATCAGTAAGGTCTTCTCGACCATCACTCTCGATGAGGTCGTGGCTGCCCGGGTGCCCTGGTCCGGCGTGGTACGCAAGGGACAGGTCCTTCGCATCATCGATCTTGAAAGCCAGCAGGCGGTGGATGCCCTTTTCTACAACGCCCATGCCTATCAAGAGCGTTACAGCGCACAGGATACGCTTGTGAATCAGGGAGCCGCCTATATCGGCAAGGGTGGTCGGCTGTTTTCCAATGAGGGCAATGTTCTCATGACTGTTGTAGAGGACACCTGCGGACGCCATGATACGCTGGCAGGAGCCTGCAGCTGTGAATCCAACACGGTGCGCTTCGGCCATGAAACAAAATACATGCATGCATGCCGTGAGAACTTCCTTCTGGAAGTTGAAAAATACGGTATGAGCAAGCGGGATATCGTCAACAACGTCAATTTCTTCATGAATGTTCCCATCATGCAGAATGGCGAGCTGGTGATTGATGACGGCCTGTCTGCACCCGGCGGCTTTGTCGATCTGCGCGCCGAGATGGACACGCTCGTCGTGGTGTCGAACTGCCCGCAGGTCAACAATCCCTGCAACGGCTTCACACCCACTCCCATCCGCGTGGTCATCGGTGACCCCATCTCCATCTGA
- the uca gene encoding urea carboxylase, whose product MFSKVLIANRGEIVRRVSRTLRHMNIASVAVCSEADRFTPPVLEADESVLIGPAAVTDSYLNMDAILDACARTGAQAVHPGYGFLSERAEFAEKLAERGIRFMGPRPEHMRAFGLKHTARDLAKQNNVPLLPGSDILSTADEAAVEAQRIGYPVMLKSTAGGGGIGMQVCHNEAELRDCFAAVSRMGGNNFGDARVFLEKFIAFARHVEVQIFGDGKGNILTLGERDCSLQRRNQKVIEETPAPGLSDATRKGLREAARALCSAVAYESAGTVEFIYDTESGEFYFLEVNTRLQVEHCVTEEVFGIDLVEWMVRQADGSLVLPPQDSLIPQGAAVEARVYAENPAENFRPSTGRLTEVQFPSNVRVDGWIETGTEVTPYYDPMLAKVIARGATREEAFHNLNEALTATRIGGLESNLDYLRAITAAPAVLAGEVFTGLLNSFAYTPTTIEVIAPGLQSTVQDWPGRIGYWDVGVPPNGPMDDRSFRLANRIVGNAEGVAALEFTVSGPVLRFNAPATIGLAGAFMPATLDGKEIPYWEPIEVKAGQVLSLGQIKGAGHRTYLAIRGGIDAPLYLGSRSTFMLGQFGGHATGQLRTGDVLRLAAPLADAPPTTTISVEDRPALTQTWELGVLYGPHGAPDFFRDEDIAELFSSEYEVHFNSARTGVRLIGPKPRWARTDGGEAGLHPSNIHDNAYAIGAIDFTGDMPILLGPDGPSLGGFVCPAVLTRDELWKMGQLHPGDKVRFRRVQPELLNLPFLTAPVTGDSPILFRSEGEIPVVYRRAGDSYLLLEFGPPELDVTLRLRAQLVLERLKIEAVDGIIDLTPGIRSLQVHYNPDVISLSALLEILHNIEQALPSGDDDIVVPSRIVYLPVSWDDEQARLAMQRYQELVRPNAPWCPSNIEFIRRINGLPSIDAVKDIIFNASYLVMGLGDVYLGAPVATPIDPRHRLVTTKYNPARTWTPDNVVGIGGSYMCIYGMEGPGGYQLFGRTTQVWNTWRTTDVFHEGTPWLLRFFDQIRFYPVSHDELMEARAAFPYGRFSVKIEDTQFSLREYRAFLEANKDEIEAARNRQQAAFEAERQDWIAKGLDTFEEETNDNQADESLLPEGHMGVDSPVPGSVWQLPVNVGDHVKVGDTVAIIESMKTEMKIISPATGVITDILCRKGREVRGGERIMVVRTD is encoded by the coding sequence ATGTTCAGCAAGGTCCTCATCGCCAATCGTGGAGAAATTGTCCGGCGTGTCAGTCGGACTCTCCGGCACATGAATATTGCTTCCGTGGCTGTGTGCTCGGAAGCCGATCGCTTTACGCCTCCCGTGCTGGAGGCCGATGAGTCGGTGCTGATCGGCCCGGCAGCGGTGACGGACAGTTATCTGAACATGGACGCCATTCTGGACGCTTGCGCCAGAACGGGGGCACAGGCTGTCCACCCCGGTTACGGTTTTCTCAGTGAACGGGCCGAATTTGCCGAAAAGCTGGCTGAACGTGGCATTCGCTTCATGGGGCCGCGTCCGGAGCATATGCGGGCGTTCGGCCTCAAACATACCGCACGCGATCTGGCCAAGCAGAACAATGTGCCGCTTCTGCCGGGTTCCGATATTCTCAGCACGGCTGATGAGGCCGCAGTCGAAGCGCAGCGCATCGGCTATCCTGTCATGCTCAAGAGCACGGCGGGCGGCGGCGGTATCGGCATGCAGGTCTGCCACAACGAAGCTGAACTGCGTGACTGCTTCGCCGCGGTTTCCCGTATGGGCGGCAACAACTTTGGTGATGCCCGCGTCTTTCTTGAAAAGTTCATTGCCTTCGCACGTCATGTCGAGGTGCAGATCTTTGGTGATGGAAAAGGCAACATTCTCACCCTGGGCGAACGTGACTGTTCTCTCCAGCGTCGCAATCAGAAGGTTATCGAAGAAACACCGGCTCCTGGCCTGTCGGACGCGACACGCAAGGGACTGCGTGAAGCCGCTCGTGCCCTGTGCTCCGCGGTTGCTTATGAATCCGCCGGCACGGTGGAGTTCATCTACGATACGGAAAGCGGTGAGTTCTATTTCCTTGAGGTGAATACACGCCTTCAGGTCGAACACTGCGTGACCGAGGAAGTGTTCGGGATCGACCTTGTCGAATGGATGGTGCGTCAGGCGGATGGCAGTCTGGTCCTGCCGCCACAGGACAGCCTGATCCCGCAGGGTGCCGCCGTGGAAGCCCGCGTCTATGCCGAGAACCCTGCGGAAAATTTCCGTCCTTCGACGGGGCGTCTGACTGAAGTGCAGTTCCCGTCCAATGTACGCGTGGATGGATGGATCGAGACCGGCACGGAAGTGACGCCTTATTACGATCCGATGCTGGCCAAGGTCATCGCACGGGGCGCCACGCGTGAAGAAGCCTTTCATAACCTCAATGAAGCGCTGACGGCTACGCGCATCGGTGGTCTGGAGAGCAATCTCGATTACCTGCGTGCCATTACCGCAGCGCCTGCCGTGCTTGCCGGAGAGGTTTTTACCGGCCTGCTCAACAGCTTTGCCTATACGCCGACGACAATCGAAGTCATTGCGCCGGGCCTTCAGTCCACAGTGCAGGACTGGCCGGGACGGATCGGCTACTGGGATGTGGGCGTGCCCCCCAATGGTCCGATGGACGATCGCAGTTTCCGTCTGGCCAATCGCATTGTCGGCAATGCCGAGGGTGTGGCCGCTCTGGAGTTCACGGTTTCCGGTCCGGTTCTCCGTTTCAACGCTCCTGCCACCATTGGCCTGGCCGGAGCGTTCATGCCCGCGACACTGGATGGCAAAGAAATTCCTTACTGGGAGCCGATCGAGGTAAAGGCCGGGCAGGTTCTGTCATTGGGGCAGATCAAGGGGGCGGGACATCGCACCTATCTCGCCATTCGTGGTGGCATTGATGCGCCGCTTTATCTCGGATCGCGCTCGACTTTCATGCTCGGTCAGTTCGGTGGTCATGCAACCGGACAGTTGCGCACTGGCGATGTTCTGAGACTTGCCGCGCCTCTGGCTGATGCGCCTCCGACCACAACCATTTCGGTCGAAGATCGTCCGGCGCTGACGCAGACATGGGAACTGGGTGTGCTGTACGGTCCGCATGGTGCACCGGATTTCTTCCGTGACGAGGATATCGCTGAGCTGTTTTCCAGCGAATACGAGGTTCACTTCAACAGCGCCCGTACGGGTGTGCGTCTGATCGGACCGAAGCCACGCTGGGCGCGTACGGACGGCGGTGAGGCCGGACTCCATCCTTCCAACATTCACGATAATGCCTACGCCATCGGCGCTATCGACTTTACCGGTGACATGCCGATTCTGCTGGGTCCTGACGGTCCGAGCTTGGGCGGTTTTGTCTGCCCGGCCGTGCTCACGCGCGATGAACTGTGGAAGATGGGACAGCTCCATCCGGGTGACAAGGTGCGTTTCCGTCGCGTGCAGCCTGAACTGCTGAATCTGCCATTCCTGACGGCTCCAGTGACCGGCGACAGTCCCATCCTGTTCCGTTCGGAAGGTGAAATTCCGGTCGTCTATCGTCGGGCAGGCGACAGTTATCTTCTGCTTGAATTCGGACCGCCGGAACTGGATGTGACGTTGCGTCTGCGCGCCCAGCTTGTGCTGGAGCGTCTGAAAATCGAAGCTGTGGACGGTATTATTGACCTCACGCCCGGCATCCGGTCTTTGCAGGTCCATTACAATCCCGACGTCATCAGCCTGTCCGCTCTTCTGGAAATCCTGCACAATATCGAGCAGGCTCTCCCGTCAGGCGACGATGACATCGTGGTCCCCAGCCGTATCGTGTACCTTCCAGTGTCCTGGGATGATGAGCAGGCGCGGCTGGCCATGCAGCGTTATCAGGAACTCGTGCGTCCAAACGCGCCATGGTGCCCCTCCAACATTGAGTTCATCCGTCGCATCAACGGACTGCCCTCGATTGATGCCGTCAAGGATATCATCTTTAACGCCTCTTACCTCGTGATGGGGCTGGGTGATGTCTATCTCGGTGCGCCTGTCGCTACTCCGATCGATCCGCGCCACAGGCTCGTAACAACCAAATACAATCCGGCCCGTACATGGACACCTGACAACGTGGTGGGCATTGGTGGCAGCTATATGTGCATCTACGGCATGGAAGGGCCGGGAGGATATCAGCTTTTTGGCCGCACCACACAGGTCTGGAACACATGGCGCACAACGGATGTGTTCCATGAAGGCACGCCGTGGCTTCTCAGGTTTTTCGATCAGATCCGTTTCTACCCTGTCTCACATGACGAACTGATGGAGGCTCGCGCCGCTTTCCCGTATGGCCGTTTCTCTGTGAAGATCGAGGATACGCAGTTCAGTCTGAGGGAATATCGCGCTTTTCTCGAGGCCAACAAGGACGAGATCGAAGCGGCCCGCAATCGTCAGCAGGCGGCCTTTGAGGCTGAACGGCAGGACTGGATTGCCAAAGGTCTCGATACGTTCGAGGAAGAGACGAACGATAATCAGGCTGATGAATCCCTTCTCCCCGAAGGTCACATGGGCGTGGACAGCCCGGTGCCCGGCAGCGTGTGGCAGCTTCCCGTTAATGTGGGCGACCATGTGAAAGTGGGGGACACTGTCGCCATCATTGAATCCATGAAGACCGAGATGAAGATCATCTCGCCTGCAACCGGAGTCATTACGGACATTCTCTGCCGCAAGGGGCGGGAGGTGCGTGGCGGCGAACGCATCATGGTTGTGCGCACAGACTGA